A genome region from Anolis carolinensis isolate JA03-04 chromosome 6, rAnoCar3.1.pri, whole genome shotgun sequence includes the following:
- the LOC134292491 gene encoding Fc receptor-like protein 5 isoform X2, whose product MALCFFFLLFLWGAAERPLPPVLSLDPQHPFYILGEELSLNCKTPKGQAVVIYRFFKDEQGLRLRELFLEHKGLHKTLQVGENTPGQYVCMYWMLTQDRRQIQSLKSNTVSIAVRDPPPTPELKVDPPSGQVSEGHTLLITCSFNGSHTGKSFHFYKDGVEIGATNQASMHCSKGPGGASSNISLSICLQAQPNHTGEFACRYEENMSGRWIMSPWSQKVKVTVSSMIQNSYIPWWIFRFLILLMVPFPFCFTRKINGM is encoded by the exons ATGGccctatgtttttttttccttctttttttgtggGGAGCTGCAGAGCGTCCTCTGCCTCCCGTCCTGTCCCTGGACCCTCAGCACCCCTTTTACATCCTGGGAGAAGAGCTCAGCCTGAACTGCAAGACTCCTAAAGGACAGGCCGTTGTGATCTACAGATTCTTCAAGGATGAACAAGGCCTGCGACTTAGGGAACTCTTCCTTGAACACAAAGGGCTTCACAAAACTTTACAAGTGGGTGAAAATACACCTGGCCAGTATGTCTGCATGTACTGGATGCTGACCCAGGACAGGCGGCAGATTCAGTCCCTTAAAAGCAACACAGTCTCCATAGCTGTGAGAG ATCCTCCCCCGACTCCTGAGCTGAAGGTGGATCCTCCATCTGGGCAGGTCTCTGAAGGGCACACCCTGCTTATCACTTGTTCATTCAATGGGAGCCACACAGGGAAGAGTTTCCATTTCTACAAGGATGGAGTTGAGATTGGGGCCACCAACCAAGCATCTATGCATTGTTCCAAAGGGCCTGGAGGTGCCTCTTCCAACATCTCTCTGAGCATCTGCCTACAAGCACAGCCCAACCACACCGGGGAATTTGCCTGCAGGTATGAAGAAAACATGAGTGGCAGGTGGATTATGTCTCCCTGGAGCCAGAAGGTCAAGGTCACAG tttCCAGTATGATCCAAAATTCATACATACCGTGGTGGATTTTTcggtttttaattttgttgatGGTTCCTTTCCCTTTCTGCTTCACGAGAAAGATCAACGGTATGTAA
- the LOC134292491 gene encoding Fc receptor-like protein 5 isoform X1, whose amino-acid sequence MALCFFFLLFLWGAAERPLPPVLSLDPQHPFYILGEELSLNCKTPKGQAVVIYRFFKDEQGLRLRELFLEHKGLHKTLQVGENTPGQYVCMYWMLTQDRRQIQSLKSNTVSIAVRDPPPTPELKVDPPSGQVSEGHTLLITCSFNGSHTGKSFHFYKDGVEIGATNQASMHCSKGPGGASSNISLSICLQAQPNHTGEFACRYEENMSGRWIMSPWSQKVKVTEPSNEHQEELESGERESIPLQSRGSQTFPITEPSRSLPPPTAPQTPNRVPDLPAEP is encoded by the exons ATGGccctatgtttttttttccttctttttttgtggGGAGCTGCAGAGCGTCCTCTGCCTCCCGTCCTGTCCCTGGACCCTCAGCACCCCTTTTACATCCTGGGAGAAGAGCTCAGCCTGAACTGCAAGACTCCTAAAGGACAGGCCGTTGTGATCTACAGATTCTTCAAGGATGAACAAGGCCTGCGACTTAGGGAACTCTTCCTTGAACACAAAGGGCTTCACAAAACTTTACAAGTGGGTGAAAATACACCTGGCCAGTATGTCTGCATGTACTGGATGCTGACCCAGGACAGGCGGCAGATTCAGTCCCTTAAAAGCAACACAGTCTCCATAGCTGTGAGAG ATCCTCCCCCGACTCCTGAGCTGAAGGTGGATCCTCCATCTGGGCAGGTCTCTGAAGGGCACACCCTGCTTATCACTTGTTCATTCAATGGGAGCCACACAGGGAAGAGTTTCCATTTCTACAAGGATGGAGTTGAGATTGGGGCCACCAACCAAGCATCTATGCATTGTTCCAAAGGGCCTGGAGGTGCCTCTTCCAACATCTCTCTGAGCATCTGCCTACAAGCACAGCCCAACCACACCGGGGAATTTGCCTGCAGGTATGAAGAAAACATGAGTGGCAGGTGGATTATGTCTCCCTGGAGCCAGAAGGTCAAGGTCACAG AACCATCAAACGAACACCAGGAAGAACTGGAGTCAGGAGAAAGGGAGAGCATACCACTCCAAAGCCGTGGTTCCCAAACCTTTCCAATCACGGAACCCTCCAGAAGCCTCCCCCCACCCACTGCCCCACAGACCCCTAACCGTGTCCCTGATCTTCCTGCAGAACCTTAA